Genomic window (Plectropomus leopardus isolate mb unplaced genomic scaffold, YSFRI_Pleo_2.0 unplaced_scaffold12967, whole genome shotgun sequence):
gaaaagtgtgtaaaattcaccaaacagtccctgaggggTTAAGTAATCTATTCCTTAAGACAGTAACTGTACTGAGAACACCGTTCGTTTTTACAGTTGctcatattttgtgttatgAAATATCTCAGTTTCTTGTATTCCTCTGATTAACGATAATTTGTGAATTGTACATGTTGTTGACATCAGTTTTCGTAGAGTTTGAAATACAGTGGGAGACTTCCATTTTATGATTTTCGGCAAATTTGAGATGTCAGCTCGCACCGACTGGTCCGTGacaaaaatgcagtaaaagaatatatgcaaaactacaaataaagtctgcacactaggTAATGCTGCCATGAACAATTGTTACCTCCACACATGTGGAggactttatttgtattcttgcatctatttttattttgtctagCACTGACTTTTCACTTTTAGATGTGCACGCTGCAGTTTTCACGGCTTTTAGATGTGCATAAACGTTTTTCTGTGAAAGAGCATTAGACGGCTTCCTCCTCAGAGGTGGTTCTTGTGCTCTGGAGCAGTTCTCATATTTACCATGAGGGGTCATTGAAGCCTCAGTGTAGCTGAGTGTAGTTGTCCTCCACACCTCAGAGACGCCTCTCTCTGTCCTGGTCCCACGATGACGAGGTGAAAATACAACATCTCATTGTTCCTGGAGAGGAAGctcgctctgctgctcctgcagcCGCTCAGGGAAATCCTGCAGCCCGTAATTAAAAGACAATCTTCAGTCTATTTCAGGGAGCTCGCAGGGCGGCGGGGGCTTCAACACGTTattatctcctcctcctcctctctgttgaCGCTCTCTGCTCTTCTTTTCCGCCTCATCTGGCCCGGCAGAAATTCAAGATCCGGATAGAGGACCCCCCTCGGCGTAAACACATGGTGTTCCTGGGCGGCGCCGTGCTGGCCGACATCATGAAGGACAAGGACAACTTCTGGATGACGCGGGAGGAGTACCAGGAGAAAGGGACGCGGGTGCTGGAGAAGCTCGGGGTCACCGTCAGATAAAAacgcaaaaaatacaaaaccaaaacaaacaaaaagccttCCCTCCCCGCCAACACCGTCCCTCCATCAACACCCTCCGCTGACATCCACCGACCCTCACCTCGCTGTGTCCGGATGGTCAAAGAGGGACGATGGAGGAAGTGAATGAGGGACGAAGGATTTTGGGGTAAGAAGTCTGATGGCGAGAGTTGTTGAATTTTTGCCcatgacccaaaaaatactGAGGACACGAGGTTAAGTCCTCCATTTAACCCTCAACAGTGTCCGAAAAACATGGATTTGTAAcctaaaaactgctttattcccCTTGAAGCCTAAATCTGAAAAACgattcctttaaccctttgaaacctggagcgacatcacttttgtgtgctgctttcagacgcctttcacatggAGACCTTTGAACTTTCTGTCAAAAACGTAgcgagaaaaaaagcaatgagcaacttggtaagaaattaatagattttgaatttttttttaaaagctagggaaagtgtaaaggggaaaaaacattatttataattatcatgatttcatattaaaaataatattagagaatttttagcactttttacaggtattgtttgcctttttcccccgtcactttcttttgaattttttttaaataataatgatcataatttaGGAAAATGAAATTCCCTGAAAAATTATGgaattagaaaatgtgttttttgaggcccagaaatggtttggaattattattatattggaaaagttttgaatatacgttgtttttttaaaaaaaaaacaaattcaaaatatgtttaaaaaaatcctaaaacatacTTAATGTTATTCAAAATCcgttactttttacaaatttaaaatccaGTGCTGCACTCCACGACCGCTGAAGCTTCAGCAGTATCACATGATGCACGTTGGCAGCGGGAATGTCTAACTAGCACAAAGTCGTGGAAACGGGGCGAAGTATCgtggaaagttttgaaaattagCAGATAAAAATGTGTAGGAACTCTGAtaattatgcatttaaaaatcacttcccagaattatttgaattttttcaggtcattttcttatttgttttgttttgttttgtttttacttacccccttttttttttttttacttttttctttttgctaaatttctgttattttttgtatttttttttgcttacttCTAGACAATTTTCAGGGTGACTTCTTCTTGAgatgctcattgctttctcaccatgtttttcaaagaaatcaaggcactttgcacagttttcaaagggttaaagtgattttgtgattttgacaGAGCAGGGCTAACTGTTTCCCCCcgttttcagtc
Coding sequences:
- the LOC121963866 gene encoding actin-related protein 2-A-like, which codes for MTSLFQGARRAAGASTRYYLLLLLSVDALCSSFPPHLARQKFKIRIEDPPRRKHMVFLGGAVLADIMKDKDNFWMTREEYQEKGTRVLEKLGVTVR